The proteins below are encoded in one region of Thermodesulfovibrionales bacterium:
- a CDS encoding phenylacetate--CoA ligase, translating into MLWNEEFETLPREALEALQLKRLKALVEKEYAAVPYYRQKMDDAGVKPADIKTLGDLRRLPFTTKEDLRKNYPFGLFAVPFERVVRIHASSGTTGKPTVVGYTRRDIDTWAELMARTLSAGGAHQGDVVHNAYGYGLFTGGLGAHYGAERIGAAVIPISGGNTKRQIMIMQDFGSTVLLCTPSYALNIADVMKEMNVSPSAVKLRVGLFGAEPWSENMREEIEKKLGIKAIDIYGLSEVMGPGVASECIEGKKGLHVFEDHFIPEIINPETGEVLGPGESGELVFTTITKEAFPVLRYRTRDISRLIPEPCACGRTFYRMQRITGRSDDMLIIRGVNVFPSQIEHVLMSVEGVEPHYQILVDREESLDVMEVRVEVSEDIFSDEVKILEKLGKRIEREIKDLLGVSCKVKLVEPRTIQRSEGKAMRVIDKRKL; encoded by the coding sequence ATGCTGTGGAATGAGGAATTTGAAACGCTCCCCCGTGAGGCGCTCGAGGCACTGCAACTGAAGAGATTGAAGGCACTCGTCGAGAAGGAATACGCCGCGGTTCCCTATTACCGTCAGAAGATGGATGATGCTGGCGTCAAGCCCGCTGATATCAAAACCCTCGGGGATCTCAGGAGGCTTCCCTTCACGACAAAAGAAGACCTGAGGAAGAACTATCCCTTCGGACTCTTTGCCGTTCCCTTTGAACGGGTGGTCCGCATCCATGCGTCATCCGGGACAACGGGGAAGCCGACGGTCGTCGGTTACACGAGGCGCGATATCGACACCTGGGCGGAGCTCATGGCGAGGACCCTTTCTGCTGGAGGCGCCCATCAGGGAGACGTCGTGCATAACGCATACGGATACGGATTGTTCACAGGAGGGCTGGGGGCGCATTACGGCGCTGAGAGGATCGGTGCAGCGGTCATTCCGATATCGGGCGGGAATACGAAGAGGCAGATCATGATTATGCAGGATTTCGGTTCCACCGTGCTTCTCTGCACGCCCTCATACGCATTGAACATCGCCGATGTCATGAAGGAAATGAATGTGTCCCCATCAGCCGTGAAGCTCCGGGTCGGTCTTTTCGGCGCAGAACCCTGGAGCGAGAACATGAGGGAGGAGATCGAGAAGAAACTCGGCATCAAGGCCATAGACATTTATGGCCTCAGCGAGGTTATGGGACCCGGCGTTGCCAGTGAGTGCATTGAAGGGAAGAAAGGTCTCCATGTCTTCGAAGACCACTTCATCCCGGAGATAATCAACCCCGAGACGGGTGAGGTCCTTGGACCGGGGGAATCGGGGGAGCTTGTCTTCACGACTATCACGAAGGAGGCCTTTCCGGTTTTACGTTACCGGACGCGGGACATATCGCGGTTGATCCCCGAACCCTGTGCATGCGGGAGGACTTTTTACCGTATGCAGAGGATAACCGGCAGGAGCGATGATATGCTCATCATCAGGGGAGTCAATGTCTTCCCGTCGCAGATCGAGCATGTCTTGATGAGCGTCGAAGGGGTTGAGCCTCACTATCAGATTCTCGTGGACAGGGAAGAGTCTCTCGACGTCATGGAGGTTCGCGTCGAGGTGAGCGAAGACATATTCTCCGACGAAGTCAAGATCCTCGAGAAACTCGGGAAGCGGATCGAGAGGGAGATCAAAGACCTCCTCGGGGTTTCGTGCAAGGTGAAACTCGTGGAGCCGAGGACGATCCAGAGGAGTGAGGGCAAGGCGATGCGGGTCATCGACAAGAGGAAGCTCTAA